gtgcttagtctagtgactggcacatagtggtATCAAGATAAAAATCTTCAATatagataaactgaggcaaaaaagttcTGAGTATAATCAATTTATTAGCAAAGCTTACAGTTGCCAATAAATAGGATCCAAGGCTCCTTAGCAGCCAAGGACATCCATTGAAGGCTAACAGAACATCTTGATAATCATTAATGAAGAACATAGCAAGTTTACATAATCTTAGGTAACATAGGGGATGCTTCTTTCTTATTGGCTGACCAATCAGAACAGGTAACTAAGATTGGAACATAGTTTAACAAATTGACATCAGAACATTTGAGGGCAGGGAAGTTGTAGTTGGAATAAGGAACCCAGTGGCTGCTTTGCCTGGAATGTTCTGCCTACAAGCCTCCAGTCTCAAACTTGTGATAGGTACATTTGGGGAATAGAGAATTCCATGCTTTATGCCCCCTAGTTTACCAGAATGCACATGAAACTTAGCACAAAATGGGGAACAATAACTGGTTCACAAATGTAATCCAATTATAATTAATTTCTCAGTAGATGCTGTTTAAgtgcttcttcctcttcccttttccactATTTAGTCCAAGTCAATTTGACCCTGAGATTTGTTCAAGTGGTAGTGAAGTAGTCTGAATAAGGGAAGTAGgttagataataaaattgaagtagataaagcagatcaatccTTTCCTGCATTTTTTAGGAAACTCACCCAGTCCCCCCAGGAGGACAAGCAGCTTATACAGGTGGCAGGCTAGAATCTAATTGACCTAAGGATGAGAATCAGGAAACAAAGGAAcatcaggaatatcaaagaggtcaggatggaatgcaAGTAACACTTAGCTAACTAGGGATGAGTGAATTAAGTACAAGTGAAAGTTAACCACCCCTGAATGACCTGAGGATTGTCCATTTATCACTGACCACACATACCTGTGTATGTGATAAGGTTGgtttgattgtcaaataagaacctgtatgtgaaaggaaataactctgTATCTTGTAACCTATATAAACTATCCAATAATGTCAGTCTGacgcagcttccactagggaagtctgtcccagctggtagattctttattctttatcaatcaataaataacgGTTCCAAGAACTGAATTTCTGTGTGTCTGGACTCcctttatgaagtgccccacttcagtAGAGCCATCAGGGTTCCATGACTCCAAAGTACACTACACTCACTCCCCTAATGAAGGGTAAGGGCTTTGTCCAAGGTCTCACACAGGGACATGGTAGagctgatttgaattcaggaccccACAAAGGtagctctttcttctttcccagcATTGGGGTGGGATGAGGTCATGAACCAGGTTGTGTGACCCATGGCATCACAATGCCCTCCAGCCTGGCCTCTGTACATGTGAGCTTAGGGGCCTTTGGGCCAGGGACTGGAACTAACATGTGAGATCTCCAGCACCCAAGGATTTGATGAGAACACTTCAGGAACAAGGTCTCAGTAATCTCTACCTGCACTGGAATGTTTGGAGTGCAAAAACTCCAACGAATAACTCCTTTATCATGATTGTGCTTGGCTGGATGCTTTTTGTTGGACTTGCAAGTTTCCTAGGGGCCTTTCCTGAAGTAGTGGTAAGTAGCTGCCAGACAAGTCCATGAAGGTCCTTGGAGGAGGGCAGGGGCACACTTGCCTACCTCACGGAAGGGCAAGGCATGCTCTTCCTGAATCTTCAGCCTTTACCCCATCTTCCCAAAGCAGACCATTGGTCCCCaggtaacctttttttttttttacagggaGGTAGAAGGAGGTCAATGAATGCCTTGACTTCCTAAACTGACCTTTTTGGTGACTTTAATGGTGGGAACTTTAGGCCCAGGGTTGAGAGAGAAAGGTGGGTCAGCCCCATCATCAAGAGCTAGTGGAAGAAGAGTTTGGGTTAGGCAAGGAAGGTCTTTTTGTCCCATTCTCCCTGACCCCAACTATTCATCATAGAAGGCAGCACCCTCTGGCTCTGGGTAGAGCAGATCTTGTCTCTTGTTTGGTTCTTTTAAATCAGAATCCCGCTCTAAAATGGAATGAGAAACAGCCGGTCCCACCTATTCGTGGTCGAAAAGGTCGATCAAGGACTGTGGTTTTGAATAAGGACAATAAAGTGTGAGTATTGACTCAGGCCTTCTTCCCACTTACAACCCCTCAACCTCTTATCATTACCTACCTCCAACATGGCTACACAAAGATATTTTCTGGAGAAGCTTGGTTGCATCATCACTTTCTGGTGGAGAATACCATTCTCCTCCCCTGCATTTCCACCACGACTGGTTTTTTGGATGGTTCTCATTGAAGGAAAGATGTGGAAGAGGTATATACTTATCCCCCATGAAGGGTAAatgcaaagtgattttttttccaaactagaaaaaagaaaaatatagtgaTGTATCAGTTTGGTGGGAGGCCTTTGAGGAGGCTGGCCCtagttttaaattatatataagtatCCCTTCCACCTCCCAGAGTTAAGGGTGTGGTGCCCTCACATAAAATTTGTTATTTCTCTCTTCAAACcggagaagaagtctgaatttttcctttttttctttcatggagTGTTTCCTTATAACAATTCAAATAAGTACCTTActataaaatttgggttaagtatttggtcaaaGACTATATGTAGATCCAATGTTAAgtaaaaatatgttgatattatataacattatacacatattttatgtcATTCTGAGTTTCtaagctttttctgtgtcatctgcttgGCCTTCATGTATTGTCTGCAGCTTTTGAAAAACTTGCCCAAATTTCCCATTTGATTTCTTATGCTGTCCTGCAATGAGGAAAGTCAGGACATAGAAGGGATATCTGTGATATGAAgcaataattatcatttttatcccCTCTGTTTACTGCCCGTAGGCCTCCCCAAAACTGTGAGGCCAAATATTAATATCATCATTTCAGAGATGGAGAaacttgagtcagaaagacattcCAGTCTGgatgacttatccaaggtgatGAAGCAAGTTGCAGGCACACTTGATTCTAGAAAAGAGGCTCCTAGATGGCTAATCTGAGAGACGTTTTCCATCATATCATGGTCTGTAGAGTATTTTCTTATACGTTTTGGCCCAGAGTTTCTTTCCATCCCATCCTGATGAATTCATAACTGCTACTTCAGGTGTGGGTGATTTCTGGGTTTTAATAATCTGCCAGATTCCAGAGCTCCCTCTTCCCAAGAAGCATGGCATCCTCAAAAGGGCAGCTGGTGGTTTTAAACTCCTTGTCCCAAGACCTCATTACCCTATACTTTAACTGATTAAACTAGATCAGAGAGTGATGGGAGAGTAGTGTAACCTCTGAGAAATCAACTCTgcatgggggagggagaagaatgaACTCTGGGCATCAGGTGCCTCGCTGGTTGCcactttatcctcattttacggCTAGAGAacagttttctttccttcccttcctacaGGGCTGTTACTTTGtgtggtgagatttgaactcctaAGATGTGTATCTTCAGAAACGCAAGATTTTTATTCCCCCTTTGGCCAAGCCTCACAGAAGTAGGTAGAATTACTTCTTGCAGGCCTCCAATGTACCTAGTTTCTTCCCCTAGATTTTTTGTGGGGTGCCTATTTTTGGCCTATTTAAATCACTCATATAAGAATGCTTAGACATCTAAGTTCATACAGAAGGCAAAAATAAATTTTGGCAGGTGAATGAATGGGCTAAGGGGTGCTTTGACTATATCCTGAAATATATACAGGATTTCTTGACTATTTCACTGATCTGTGGGAAAGCAGACCTTTCCCCAGGCAGGCTAAGGTATCTTTTTGATGACCCTTTGTCATTAGCTTGGTATCCCTGGGGGAGATGCTGAAGTCATGGTCTCTGTGCCTCACGTTAGATGTCACAATTGGTATCCCAGCTATATGCTCCCAGTGATGCTTCAGGGACTCCTTCAGTTCAGGTGAAAATCACAGCCTGCCTGGTCAGGAACAGAAATCACCATGCCaagcttcctcccctcccctctgtgATGAGGA
This DNA window, taken from Monodelphis domestica isolate mMonDom1 chromosome 6, mMonDom1.pri, whole genome shotgun sequence, encodes the following:
- the MISFA gene encoding mitochondrial sheath formation-associated protein isoform X2 → MRTLQEQGLSNLYLHWNVWSAKTPTNNSFIMIVLGWMLFVGLASFLGAFPEVVNPALKWNEKQPVPPIRGRKGRSRTVVLNKDNKVYMLPVMLQGLLQFRDDVEGV
- the MISFA gene encoding mitochondrial sheath formation-associated protein isoform X1, coding for MRTLQEQGLSNLYLHWNVWSAKTPTNNSFIMIVLGWMLFVGLASFLGAFPEVVNPALKWNEKQPVPPIRGRKGRSRTVVLNKDNKVCHNWYPSYMLPVMLQGLLQFRDDVEGV